A single region of the Octopus bimaculoides isolate UCB-OBI-ISO-001 chromosome 6, ASM119413v2, whole genome shotgun sequence genome encodes:
- the LOC106876342 gene encoding putative zinc finger protein 702, with translation MLYGQKIEFKHNKMHSEQEDNDKNKLHNEIFSSDGLASKEKSILSKKKWFHCEICGKTFSRNNDLFKHVRVHTGEKPYPCEICGKNFSVNSSLFRHRRIHTGEKPYFCDICGKTFSQNIHLVRHKRIHTHEKPYQCEICGKSFSVDNSLSRHRRIHTGEKPYFCEICDKTFSQNGHLTRHRKMHAGVKSFNCKDCSKVFSRKSSLIEHRWIHINNKPYQCQICDKTFSHKNVLAFHERIHNEGKL, from the coding sequence ATGTTGTATGGTCAGAAAATTGAATTTAAACACAATAAAATGCATTCCGAACAAGAAGACAATGACAAGAATAAATTGCACAATGAAATATTCTCTTCAGATGGTTTGGCGTCAAAAGAAAAGTCAATTCTTTCTAAGAAGAAATGGTTCcattgtgaaatctgtggcaAGACCTTTTCTCGAAACAACGACCTGTTTAAACATGTTCGggttcacacaggtgagaaaccatacccCTGCGAGATTTGTGGCAAGAATTTCTCTGTAAACAGTTCGTTGTTTCGTCACCGACGcattcacactggagagaaaccctatttctgtgacatctgtggtaagaCGTTCTCGCAAAACATCCACTTGGTCCGACACAAGAGAATCCACACTCACGAGAAACCATACCAATGTGAAATCTGTGGCAAATCCTTCTCAGTTGACAACTCTTTGTCCCgtcacagacgcatacacactggagagaagccGTACTTCTGTGAAATTTGTGATAAAACTTTCTCACAGAATGGTCACCTGACACGGCATAGAAAGATGCATGCAGGGGTGAAGTCTTTCAATTGTAAAGACTGCAGCAAAGTTTTCTCCCGTAAGAGTAGCTTAATTGAGCACAGATGGATTCATATCAACAATAAACCTTACCAATGCCAAATCTGTGATAAGACATTCTCACACAAAAATGTTTTAGCATTCCATGAACGAATACACAATGAAGGTAAACTCTAG